One window of the Streptomyces sp. TS71-3 genome contains the following:
- a CDS encoding 1-acyl-sn-glycerol-3-phosphate acyltransferase translates to MGRRIGIGVMYGLWRPRVLGAWRVPASGPVILAVNHSHNIDGPMLMGTAPRPVHFLIKKEAFVGPLAPFLHSIGQLKVDRAAADRTAVTHALGVLQRGGVLGIFPEGTRGEGDFASLRAGLAYFAVRSGAPIVPVAVLGSTAAHSRLVPALPPLRAKVDLVFGDPFHAQPDGDGRRTRKALDAATVRIQERLSAHLENARRATGRGATL, encoded by the coding sequence ATGGGCCGCCGGATCGGGATCGGCGTGATGTACGGGCTGTGGCGGCCCCGGGTGCTCGGCGCCTGGCGGGTGCCGGCCAGCGGGCCCGTGATACTGGCCGTCAACCACTCGCACAACATCGACGGCCCGATGCTGATGGGCACCGCCCCGCGGCCCGTGCACTTCCTGATCAAGAAGGAGGCGTTCGTCGGGCCGCTCGCCCCGTTCCTGCACTCCATCGGCCAGCTCAAGGTGGACCGCGCGGCGGCCGACCGCACCGCCGTCACGCATGCGCTGGGCGTCCTCCAGCGCGGCGGGGTGCTCGGCATCTTCCCGGAGGGCACCCGGGGGGAGGGCGACTTCGCGTCACTGCGCGCCGGACTCGCCTACTTCGCGGTGCGCAGCGGTGCGCCGATCGTGCCGGTGGCCGTGCTGGGCAGCACCGCGGCGCATAGCAGACTGGTACCGGCCCTGCCGCCGCTGCGCGCCAAGGTCGACCTGGTCTTCGGCGACCCCTTCCACGCCCAGCCGGACGGGGACGGCCGCCGCACCCGCAAGGCGCTCGACGCGGCGACCGTGCGCATCCAGGAACGCCTGAGTGCCCACCTGGAGAACGCCAGGCGCGCCACCGGGCGAGGCGCCACACTCTGA
- the cmk gene encoding (d)CMP kinase → MIVAIDGPAGTGKSSTSRAVAQQLGLTYLDTGAQYRAMTWWMVNNGVDVSDPAAIAAVVDKPEIVSGTDPEAPTISVDGVDVSGPIRTPEVTAEVSAVSAVPEVRARITRLQRAIAAGAEGGIVVEGRDIGTAVLPDADLKVFLTASPEARAARRSGELKGSDVHTTREALIKRDAADSSRKTAPLAKAADAVEVDTTDLTLLQVIECVVTLVEEKRATK, encoded by the coding sequence GTGATCGTCGCCATCGACGGCCCGGCGGGCACCGGTAAGTCGAGCACCTCCCGGGCCGTGGCGCAGCAGCTGGGACTGACCTACCTCGACACCGGGGCGCAGTACCGCGCGATGACGTGGTGGATGGTGAACAACGGCGTCGACGTCTCCGACCCGGCCGCGATCGCCGCCGTCGTGGACAAGCCCGAGATCGTCTCCGGTACCGACCCCGAGGCCCCCACCATCAGCGTGGACGGCGTCGACGTCTCGGGCCCCATCCGGACGCCCGAGGTGACCGCCGAGGTCAGCGCGGTGAGCGCGGTGCCCGAGGTGCGGGCCAGGATCACCCGGTTGCAGCGGGCGATCGCGGCGGGCGCGGAGGGCGGCATCGTGGTCGAGGGCCGCGACATCGGCACGGCGGTGCTGCCCGACGCCGACCTCAAGGTCTTCCTCACCGCGTCGCCCGAGGCCCGTGCCGCGCGCCGCAGCGGGGAGCTGAAGGGCTCCGACGTGCACACCACCCGCGAGGCGCTGATCAAGCGGGACGCCGCCGACTCCAGCAGGAAGACGGCCCCGCTCGCCAAGGCGGCCGACGCCGTCGAGGTCGACACCACCGATCTCACCCTCCTCCAGGTCATCGAGTGCGTGGTCACCCTGGTCGAGGAGAAGCGGGCCACGAAGTGA
- a CDS encoding pseudouridine synthase, with protein sequence MRSSGRNGGGGRSGGRDGGRQDNRGAAGGRGRQPRSGTPRPEERRYDRPGTGGTGGAGTGGQRSGAGKSKPGTGQPGAGKGRGRGSTPARSREYEAQLEQRNRDRYAEKAATRRAPAQGAQSDQEGERLQKVLARAGYGSRRACEELIEQARVEVNGRIVVEQGLRVDPVKDEIRVDGLTVATQSYQFFSLNKPAGVVSTMEDPEGRQCLGDYVTNRETRLFHVGRLDTETEGVILLTNHGELAHRLTHPRYGVRKTYLAAIQGPIPRDLGKRLKDGVQLDDGYARADHFRVVEQTGKNYLVEVVLHEGRKHIVRRMLSEAGFPVDKLVRTAFGPITLGDQKSGWLRRLSNTEVGMLMREVEL encoded by the coding sequence ATGCGAAGCAGTGGCAGGAACGGCGGCGGGGGCCGCAGCGGCGGCCGTGACGGCGGCCGGCAGGACAACCGCGGGGCGGCCGGAGGCCGCGGCAGGCAGCCGCGCTCGGGCACCCCACGCCCCGAGGAACGCCGGTACGACCGCCCCGGAACAGGAGGGACGGGCGGCGCCGGGACGGGCGGGCAGAGGTCAGGCGCGGGCAAGTCCAAGCCCGGTACCGGCCAGCCCGGTGCGGGCAAGGGCCGCGGGCGCGGCAGCACGCCGGCCCGCTCCCGCGAGTACGAGGCCCAGCTCGAACAGCGCAACCGCGACCGGTACGCCGAGAAGGCGGCCACCAGGCGGGCCCCCGCCCAGGGCGCGCAGAGCGACCAGGAGGGCGAGCGGCTCCAGAAGGTGCTGGCCCGCGCCGGATACGGCTCACGGCGCGCCTGCGAGGAGCTGATCGAGCAAGCCCGTGTCGAGGTCAACGGCCGGATCGTCGTGGAGCAGGGCCTGCGCGTCGACCCGGTGAAGGACGAGATCAGGGTCGACGGGCTCACCGTCGCCACGCAGTCGTACCAGTTCTTCTCGCTGAACAAGCCCGCGGGCGTGGTCTCCACCATGGAGGACCCCGAGGGGCGGCAGTGCCTCGGCGACTACGTCACCAACCGCGAGACCCGGCTCTTCCACGTCGGCCGGCTCGACACCGAGACCGAGGGCGTCATCCTGCTCACCAACCACGGCGAGCTGGCCCACCGCCTCACCCACCCGCGGTACGGCGTGCGCAAGACCTACCTGGCAGCGATCCAGGGCCCCATTCCGCGGGACCTCGGCAAGCGCCTCAAGGACGGCGTCCAGCTCGACGACGGGTACGCGCGCGCCGACCACTTCCGGGTGGTCGAGCAGACCGGCAAGAACTACCTCGTCGAGGTGGTCCTGCACGAGGGGCGCAAGCACATCGTGCGCCGGATGCTCTCCGAGGCGGGCTTCCCCGTGGACAAGCTGGTGCGGACGGCCTTCGGCCCCATCACCCTCGGCGACCAGAAGTCGGGCTGGCTGCGGCGGTTGTCGAACACCGAGGTGGGGATGCTGATGCGCGAGGTGGAGCTGTAG
- a CDS encoding helix-turn-helix domain-containing protein, protein MTQDADIDALVRKRIRGLRLARGWSLDDLAARCFLSPSTVSRIETGHRRIGLDQLTVIARSLGTTLDQLVESVHDEDVVIRPERDAGRGVTTWLLSRQTGPGGPIVAKMRLTRPVRRGADALKVHPGRDWFTVLSGTVVLMLAEREIRVETGQAAEFSTMTPHAFGALDGPAELLGILDPEGRRTHLRALS, encoded by the coding sequence ATGACGCAAGACGCCGACATCGACGCGCTGGTACGCAAGCGGATCAGGGGACTGCGTCTGGCGCGGGGCTGGTCGCTGGACGACCTGGCGGCCCGCTGCTTCCTGAGCCCGTCCACCGTGAGCCGCATCGAGACGGGCCACCGGAGGATCGGGCTCGACCAGCTCACCGTGATCGCCCGGTCCCTCGGCACGACGCTCGACCAGCTGGTGGAGTCGGTGCACGACGAGGACGTGGTGATCCGGCCGGAACGCGACGCGGGGCGCGGGGTGACCACGTGGCTGCTGAGCAGGCAGACGGGGCCGGGCGGTCCCATCGTCGCCAAGATGCGGTTGACCAGGCCGGTGCGGCGCGGTGCGGACGCCCTCAAGGTCCACCCGGGCCGTGACTGGTTCACGGTCCTGTCGGGGACGGTGGTGCTGATGCTGGCGGAGCGGGAGATCAGGGTGGAGACCGGCCAGGCGGCGGAGTTCTCCACGATGACCCCGCACGCCTTCGGGGCGCTGGACGGTCCCGCGGAGCTGCTGGGCATCCTCGACCCCGAGGGGCGGCGCACGCATCTGCGCGCGCTGTCCTGA
- a CDS encoding class I SAM-dependent methyltransferase: protein MANHSHHAHASHSGHAPADHTHGTPPGAGHAGHDDTENTENTRDTDDAALAEHLDLSAEVLRAHRDEVVGWLDELVGDRRPHRILDVGSGTGSGTFTLLRQFTGAHVTAVDSSPTMLHILRERARAHGMADRVHTVQADLDETWPSVGTPDLVWASASLHHLGDPDRALAELSSVLRPGGLLVVTEADSFLPRFLPDDAGPGAPGLEARCHAALAEFQAQHVPEMGSDWGARLAGAGFAIRAERPFVIDLAPPLPEAAGRFALATLGRIRSALDEQLSVEDLTALDALTDENGPDSVLNRPDLTVRTARTVWVATLP from the coding sequence ATGGCGAACCACTCACATCACGCACATGCATCTCATTCCGGGCACGCGCCCGCGGATCACACGCACGGAACCCCGCCGGGCGCCGGTCACGCGGGGCACGACGACACCGAGAACACCGAGAACACCCGGGACACCGACGACGCGGCCCTTGCCGAGCACCTGGACCTCTCCGCCGAGGTCCTGCGCGCCCACCGGGACGAGGTGGTCGGCTGGCTGGACGAGCTGGTCGGCGACCGGCGACCGCACCGCATCCTGGACGTCGGCAGCGGCACCGGCAGCGGCACCTTCACCCTGCTGCGGCAGTTCACGGGCGCCCATGTGACCGCCGTGGACAGCTCCCCGACGATGTTGCACATCCTGCGCGAACGGGCCCGGGCGCACGGCATGGCGGACCGCGTGCACACCGTGCAGGCCGACCTGGACGAGACGTGGCCGTCCGTGGGCACGCCCGACCTCGTCTGGGCGTCGGCGTCCCTGCACCACCTCGGGGACCCCGACCGCGCGCTGGCCGAGCTGTCGTCCGTGCTGCGGCCCGGCGGACTGCTCGTGGTGACCGAGGCGGACAGCTTCCTGCCGCGCTTCCTGCCGGACGACGCGGGCCCCGGCGCTCCCGGCCTCGAAGCGCGCTGTCACGCCGCCCTGGCGGAATTCCAGGCGCAGCACGTGCCGGAGATGGGTTCCGACTGGGGTGCCCGGCTGGCCGGTGCCGGTTTCGCCATACGGGCCGAGCGGCCCTTCGTCATCGACCTGGCGCCGCCGCTGCCCGAGGCGGCCGGCCGCTTCGCGCTGGCGACGCTGGGCCGGATCCGCTCCGCCCTCGACGAGCAGCTGAGCGTCGAGGACCTGACGGCCCTCGACGCGCTCACCGACGAGAACGGGCCCGACAGCGTCCTGAACCGCCCCGACCTCACCGTTCGCACCGCACGGACGGTATGGGTGGCCACGCTCCCCTGA
- a CDS encoding ADP-ribosylglycohydrolase family protein, with product MTDATARTPRPGSGTGRPPAGGPVRGTEGEPGAGTGKRAATGALLGLALGDALGYPTEFRDVPSILAAHGPWRDMELPEPALITDDTQMTLALGAGLRTALAQGPLEPARMAGPVRAEFIAWYRSPENDRAPGNTCLAACALLEDPGRAWQEAGQVHSKGCGANMRVAPLGLVPGLDDEQRAGAAQLQSALTHGHPTALAASDLTAYAVRLLARGADPADLVDLLRDYANAGRDRYHERWLGDLWRRAEDPGPEAFAARGWDDCVAVLDRLERALRGPAAVSPEEDPCLATGDGWIAEEALATALLCFLQFPDEPVTALRRAACTRGDSDSLACLAGAFAGAHHGAAVWPAAWADRIEHRAELLALGALWDE from the coding sequence ATGACCGACGCCACCGCACGTACCCCCCGGCCCGGCAGCGGGACCGGCCGCCCGCCGGCCGGCGGGCCGGTGCGGGGGACGGAGGGCGAGCCCGGCGCCGGGACCGGCAAGCGCGCCGCGACCGGAGCCCTGCTGGGCCTGGCCCTCGGGGACGCGCTCGGCTACCCGACCGAGTTCCGGGACGTGCCGTCGATCCTCGCCGCGCACGGCCCCTGGCGGGACATGGAGCTGCCGGAGCCCGCCCTGATCACGGACGACACCCAGATGACGCTCGCCCTGGGCGCGGGCCTGCGCACCGCCCTGGCCCAGGGGCCGCTCGAACCGGCGCGGATGGCGGGCCCGGTGCGCGCGGAGTTCATCGCCTGGTACCGCTCCCCGGAGAACGACCGCGCCCCCGGCAACACCTGCCTCGCCGCCTGCGCGCTCCTCGAGGACCCCGGCAGGGCCTGGCAGGAGGCCGGCCAGGTGCACTCCAAGGGCTGCGGCGCCAACATGCGCGTCGCCCCGCTCGGGCTGGTCCCCGGGCTGGACGACGAGCAGCGGGCCGGGGCCGCGCAGTTGCAGTCCGCCCTCACCCACGGCCACCCCACGGCGCTCGCGGCCTCCGACCTGACGGCGTACGCGGTGCGGCTGCTGGCGCGGGGCGCCGACCCCGCGGACCTCGTGGACCTGCTGCGCGACTACGCGAACGCAGGCCGCGACCGCTACCACGAGCGCTGGCTCGGCGACCTGTGGCGGCGGGCCGAGGACCCCGGCCCCGAGGCGTTCGCCGCGCGCGGCTGGGACGACTGCGTCGCGGTGCTCGATCGGCTGGAGCGCGCCCTGCGCGGGCCGGCGGCCGTATCGCCCGAGGAGGACCCGTGCCTGGCGACCGGGGACGGCTGGATCGCGGAGGAGGCGCTCGCCACCGCCCTGCTGTGCTTCCTCCAGTTCCCCGACGAGCCCGTCACCGCGCTGCGCCGTGCTGCCTGCACCCGCGGCGACTCCGACTCCCTCGCCTGCCTGGCCGGTGCCTTCGCGGGCGCCCACCACGGCGCCGCGGTGTGGCCGGCGGCCTGGGCGGACCGCATCGAGCACCGCGCCGAGCTGCTGGCACTGGGCGCGCTCTGGGACGAGTGA
- a CDS encoding prephenate dehydrogenase translates to MRTALVIGTGLIGTSAALALTARGVQVHLADHDPEQARTAAALGAGTDAEPEGPVDLAVVAVPPAHVAATLAVLMRRGAARGYLDVASVKGGPRRELQALGLDAATLAAYIGTHPMSGREKSGPLAGTADLFEGRPWVLTPDRDTDTEVLNLALEVIAFCRAVPVVMDADAHDRAVALVSHMPHLVSNLVAARLEHAEETAVRLCGQGIRDVTRIAASEPEMWIDILSANPGPVADLLTDVAADLDETVRALRALQSADDDKRVGGERGVRDVLRRGNAGQVRVPGKHGAAPAVYESVVVLIDDQPGQLAKIFADAGRAGVNIEDVRIEHATGQQAGLMQLMVVPQSAPVLTAALRERGWSIRQ, encoded by the coding sequence ATGAGAACCGCGCTCGTCATCGGCACCGGACTGATCGGCACCTCCGCGGCGCTGGCCCTGACCGCCCGCGGCGTCCAGGTGCACCTCGCCGACCACGACCCCGAGCAGGCCCGCACGGCGGCCGCCCTCGGCGCGGGCACGGACGCCGAGCCCGAGGGCCCGGTCGACCTCGCCGTGGTCGCCGTGCCGCCCGCCCACGTGGCCGCCACCCTGGCCGTCCTGATGCGCCGCGGCGCCGCCCGCGGCTACCTCGACGTGGCCAGCGTCAAGGGCGGCCCCCGCCGGGAGCTCCAGGCGCTGGGCCTGGACGCCGCCACCCTGGCCGCGTACATCGGCACCCACCCCATGTCCGGGCGGGAGAAGTCGGGGCCGCTGGCGGGCACGGCCGACCTCTTCGAGGGCCGCCCCTGGGTGCTCACCCCCGACCGGGACACCGACACGGAGGTGCTGAACCTCGCCCTGGAGGTGATCGCGTTCTGCCGTGCCGTGCCGGTCGTGATGGACGCCGACGCGCACGACCGCGCCGTCGCCCTGGTCTCGCACATGCCGCACCTGGTCTCCAACCTGGTCGCGGCCCGCCTTGAGCACGCCGAGGAGACCGCGGTACGGCTCTGCGGGCAGGGCATCCGCGACGTGACCCGGATCGCCGCCTCCGAGCCCGAGATGTGGATCGACATCCTCTCGGCCAACCCCGGCCCGGTCGCCGACCTGCTCACGGACGTCGCAGCCGACCTGGACGAGACCGTCAGGGCCCTGCGCGCCCTCCAGTCCGCCGACGACGACAAGCGCGTCGGCGGCGAGCGCGGCGTGCGGGACGTGCTCCGGCGCGGCAACGCGGGGCAGGTCCGGGTGCCCGGCAAGCACGGCGCGGCGCCCGCGGTGTACGAGAGCGTGGTCGTCCTCATCGACGACCAGCCGGGCCAGCTCGCCAAGATCTTCGCGGACGCGGGCCGCGCCGGCGTGAACATCGAGGACGTCCGCATCGAGCACGCCACCGGGCAGCAGGCCGGCCTGATGCAGCTCATGGTCGTCCCGCAGTCGGCGCCGGTGCTCACCGCGGCGCTGCGGGAACGCGGCTGGTCGATCCGGCAGTAG
- the aroH gene encoding chorismate mutase, which produces MAVRAVRGAVQLDRDDAAHMDEQVGKLITAILERNELHADDLISIWFTATPDLHSDFPAVAARKLGLSDVPLICAQELDIAGAMPRVVRVLTHVETERSRSEVAHVYLGAAAALRKDIAQ; this is translated from the coding sequence GTGGCGGTACGAGCGGTCAGGGGTGCCGTCCAGCTCGACAGGGATGACGCGGCCCACATGGACGAGCAGGTCGGCAAGCTGATCACTGCCATCCTGGAGCGGAACGAGCTGCACGCGGACGACCTGATCAGCATCTGGTTCACCGCCACCCCCGACCTGCACAGCGACTTCCCCGCCGTGGCGGCCCGCAAGCTGGGCCTGTCGGACGTCCCGCTGATCTGCGCGCAGGAGCTCGACATCGCGGGTGCCATGCCGCGCGTCGTGCGCGTCCTCACCCATGTCGAGACCGAGCGGTCCCGCTCCGAGGTGGCCCACGTCTACCTGGGCGCGGCGGCCGCACTCCGCAAGGACATCGCCCAATGA
- the der gene encoding ribosome biogenesis GTPase Der: MNDQIQPDGPQNQGAGLGGDEHGALGDAEFARFMELAQEEGFDVEDVEGAIEEAGHGPLPVLAVVGRPNVGKSTLVNRFIGRREAVVEDTPGVTRDRVTYEAEWSGRRFKVVDTGGWEQDVLGIDASVAAQAEYAIEAADAVVFVVDSTVGATDTDEAVVRLLRKAGKPVVLCANKVDGPNAEADAAMLWSLGLGEPHPVSALHGRGTGDMLDAVLEALPEAPRQTFAVQGGGPRRVALIGRPNVGKSSLLNKVAKEERVVVDELAGTTRDPVDEIIELGGKVWRFVDTAGIRKRVHLQQGADYYASLRTAAAVEKAEVAVVLIDAADSISVQDQRIITMAVDAGRALVLAYNKWDTLDEERRYYLEREIERELAQVAWAPRVNVSARTGRHMEKLVPAIETALAGWETRVPTGRLNAFLGELVASHPHPVRGGKQPRILFGTQAGTRPPRFVLFASGFIEHGYRRFIERRLREEFGFEGTPIHISVRVREKRGRNK, translated from the coding sequence ATGAACGACCAGATCCAGCCCGACGGCCCTCAGAACCAGGGCGCCGGACTCGGCGGCGACGAGCACGGCGCGCTCGGCGACGCCGAGTTCGCCCGGTTCATGGAGCTCGCACAGGAGGAGGGCTTCGACGTCGAGGACGTCGAGGGCGCCATCGAGGAGGCCGGGCACGGCCCGCTGCCGGTGCTCGCCGTCGTCGGCCGCCCCAATGTCGGCAAGTCGACATTGGTGAACCGCTTCATCGGCCGCCGCGAGGCCGTCGTGGAGGACACCCCCGGCGTCACGCGCGACCGCGTGACCTACGAGGCCGAGTGGTCCGGGCGCCGTTTCAAGGTCGTCGACACCGGCGGCTGGGAGCAGGACGTCCTCGGCATCGACGCGTCCGTCGCCGCCCAGGCCGAGTACGCCATCGAGGCCGCCGACGCGGTGGTGTTCGTCGTGGACTCCACCGTCGGCGCGACCGACACGGACGAGGCCGTGGTCCGGCTGCTGCGCAAGGCCGGCAAGCCCGTGGTGCTGTGCGCCAACAAGGTGGACGGCCCGAACGCCGAGGCCGACGCCGCCATGCTCTGGTCCCTCGGCCTCGGCGAGCCCCACCCCGTCTCCGCCCTGCACGGCCGCGGCACCGGCGACATGCTGGACGCGGTCCTGGAGGCGCTGCCCGAAGCGCCCCGGCAGACCTTCGCCGTCCAGGGCGGCGGACCGCGCCGGGTCGCGCTCATCGGCCGTCCCAATGTCGGCAAGTCGTCCCTGCTGAACAAGGTGGCCAAGGAGGAGCGGGTCGTCGTCGACGAGCTCGCCGGCACCACCCGGGATCCGGTCGACGAGATCATCGAACTCGGCGGCAAGGTCTGGCGCTTTGTCGACACGGCGGGCATCCGCAAGCGGGTCCACCTCCAGCAGGGCGCCGACTACTACGCGTCGCTGCGCACCGCCGCCGCCGTGGAGAAGGCCGAGGTCGCCGTCGTCCTCATCGACGCGGCCGACTCCATCAGCGTGCAGGACCAGCGCATCATCACCATGGCGGTGGACGCGGGCCGTGCGCTCGTCCTCGCCTACAACAAGTGGGACACCCTCGACGAGGAGCGCCGCTACTACCTGGAGCGCGAGATCGAGCGCGAGCTGGCGCAGGTGGCGTGGGCGCCCCGGGTCAATGTCTCCGCGCGCACCGGGCGGCACATGGAGAAGCTGGTGCCGGCCATCGAGACCGCCCTCGCCGGCTGGGAGACCCGGGTGCCGACCGGCCGTCTCAACGCCTTCCTCGGCGAGCTCGTCGCCTCGCACCCGCACCCGGTGCGCGGCGGCAAGCAGCCCCGGATCCTCTTCGGCACCCAGGCGGGCACCAGGCCGCCGCGGTTCGTGCTCTTCGCGTCCGGCTTCATCGAGCACGGCTACCGCAGGTTCATCGAGCGGCGCCTGCGCGAGGAGTTCGGCTTCGAGGGCACGCCGATCCATATCTCCGTACGGGTGCGGGAGAAGCGCGGCAGGAACAAGTAA
- a CDS encoding glycosyltransferase family 4 protein codes for MHISFLIHNGYGVGGTIRTTYNLAAALAEQHDVEVVSVFRHRDWPLLPPAPGIRLRYLVDTRGDAAGSDLDHPAYQRPSRVFPRTDGRHVQYSALTDRRIAEHLGGIEADVVVATRPGLNVHLARGTRPGPVRVGQEHLTLDSHPRVLRAQLRAVYPRLDALTTTTQADARAYRARMRLPGVHLEAIPNPVPTPAVRPADGSGRWVVAAGRLTAVKRYDLLIRAFETVRAERPDWRLRIYGGGDQKQRLRALIDQLGLYNHVFLMGLAHPIESEWVKGSIGAVTSSLESFGMTIVEAMRCGLPVVSTDCPHGPGEIIADGVDGRLVRVGDAGAVARGLLELINDDERRLRMGEAAVTAAERFDPARIAERYSTLFAALVARGGGPRGGGWRAPLYRAGGALAGGAHAAGAAARGALRRGRPA; via the coding sequence ATGCACATTTCCTTCCTCATCCACAACGGCTACGGGGTCGGCGGCACGATCCGGACCACCTACAACCTGGCGGCGGCGCTGGCCGAGCAGCACGACGTCGAGGTGGTCTCCGTCTTCCGCCACCGCGATTGGCCGCTCCTGCCGCCGGCTCCCGGGATCCGGCTGCGGTACCTCGTCGATACCCGGGGGGACGCGGCCGGCTCCGACCTGGACCACCCGGCATACCAGCGGCCCAGCCGGGTGTTCCCGCGCACCGACGGCCGCCACGTGCAGTACAGCGCGCTCACCGACCGGCGCATCGCCGAGCACCTGGGCGGCATCGAGGCGGACGTCGTGGTCGCCACCCGGCCCGGCCTCAACGTGCACCTGGCCCGGGGGACCAGGCCGGGGCCGGTGCGGGTCGGGCAGGAGCACCTCACGCTCGACAGCCACCCGCGCGTCCTGCGCGCCCAACTCCGCGCCGTCTACCCCCGGCTGGACGCCCTCACCACCACCACGCAGGCCGACGCCCGCGCCTACCGGGCCCGGATGCGGCTGCCCGGCGTGCACCTGGAGGCCATCCCCAATCCCGTGCCCACGCCCGCCGTCCGGCCCGCCGACGGCTCGGGGCGCTGGGTGGTGGCGGCCGGCAGGCTCACCGCAGTCAAGCGGTACGACCTGCTGATCAGGGCCTTCGAGACGGTCCGCGCCGAGCGCCCCGACTGGCGGCTGCGGATCTACGGCGGCGGCGACCAGAAGCAGCGGCTGCGGGCCCTGATCGACCAGCTCGGCCTGTACAACCACGTCTTCCTGATGGGGCTCGCCCACCCCATCGAGTCCGAGTGGGTCAAGGGCTCGATCGGCGCGGTGACCTCCAGCCTGGAGTCGTTCGGGATGACGATCGTGGAGGCGATGCGCTGCGGCCTGCCCGTGGTCTCCACGGACTGCCCGCACGGGCCGGGCGAGATCATCGCCGACGGCGTCGACGGGCGGCTGGTGCGGGTCGGCGACGCCGGCGCCGTCGCCCGCGGCCTGCTGGAGCTGATCAACGACGACGAACGCCGCCTGCGCATGGGCGAGGCCGCGGTCACGGCCGCCGAGCGGTTCGACCCGGCCCGGATCGCGGAGCGCTACAGCACGCTCTTCGCCGCGCTGGTCGCACGGGGCGGCGGGCCGCGCGGCGGCGGCTGGCGCGCGCCCCTGTACCGCGCGGGCGGCGCCCTCGCAGGCGGCGCCCACGCGGCGGGTGCCGCGGCCCGCGGCGCGCTCAGAAGGGGGCGCCCCGCATGA